DNA sequence from the Penicillium psychrofluorescens genome assembly, chromosome: 3 genome:
CATTCGTCGCTCCCCCTATACTTACCACCTAGATTACTACTGAATTTAGAAGGTTTGAGACATACTCGTGGAGCTCTATCGAACTAGATGCGATCAACAAGTTTGTGAGAACTTTACCTTAATTTCGTATTCATACGCATTTACGGATGGCCATAAAGTCTCTCATGTCTTATTACTATGGCGTTCCGCAATAGCGGACTCAACTTCTAGGGGCTTTAGACACTACTTCTAGTATAACGGCAGCGACACCACCCAATCAATTCGTGTGTTTCGCTGAGGGTACGAATGATCTCCACACTTGCACTATTCAAAGCTGTTAGTTCTCGTTTATTCATCTGACCACAAATAATTCGAACGAGATCATCAATAGTTTCCACTCTAGTTATATATGGTGCGGTTGCCACACCCGATTCCCCGATCCTTAGAGAAAGATCAGGCCCACCCTCGAACGGATTGGGCCGAACCTCGGAAACATTCGACCACAGCGAAACCGATGTTTTTCCCGAGGATGATCACAACGCTCAAAACAGTACAGCAACCTCGTGCAGCCCCACTGAAGTGCAAACACAAGATTTAGGCCGAACCTTTCCAGTGTCTCCGATGAGCTTCTCAGATTTATCAGGATCATTGGATGAGCACTCGCGCTTTGAAAGCCAGAGACTATCTTCCGCTGGACCAACTCAGAGCCTTCTTTTCCCTGCTGTATCTGAAAAGGGCCGGAAAGTACCATCTCCCAAACTGTGTTGGAATACCCCCCTCTCTGTCAGCCCATCAGAAATACGCCAGATTCGTCTTGTGATGGGGATTTTGCACAAGAACGCAACATCAAACCTCTCTCAGTGGGAACGATCAACTAGATAGCAAAGCTCCCCTGCAAAACTTGTGCAGCTTCAACGATACGAGCTTTGCAATGCATGGCATCATGGAAGGGTCTTCCACTCTAACTGTACCGCAAGTCAATGATACGACGATTGCTATGCCCATCTCTATTTATTTGAGCTGttgtatgtttttctttttgactTTGGTGAAGGAATAAGTGGCTCTAAGAGAGGAGGATAATGTGATTCGCTCTTGATTCACCCTCGCTCAGGCTAATTCGCCAACGGCTTGATTGCTCTCTAATAAGCTAAAAATCGGATGTACGGAAAATAACAATGTGCGGAAAACACACCCCTCATCATTGTAAACGTATCTGTTTAAGGAGGCAAAGGAGCTATCTCTATAGTTCTTTTATCCTTTGTTGACTGCTGGACGATGTCTCTGCGGGAATCTTAATACAGATCACATGATATTTATACTTATGATAGCCCGCCTTACATAAATAGCTTCAATTCTACAAGGGGGTAGGAAATTCTTTAATGAGACCGAGGTTCAATTCAACTgagggccctcaccagcgagagcgaTCGCCGAACGTAGGGGGCAAGTATTCGATAAAAAGGGCCAAAATGGGGCTGTCATATACTCCTTTGGGCAATGTCAAGGAAGATACGTTTTAGCATCGCCCCTGAAAATTTGTTTTCAAGGGCTAAAAAGCCCATTATGGCCGGAAGGATTGCGCCCTGTGCCGTTGCTCTTTCAAAGGCTCTTTAAATAACAAGCAGTAAGCGAATTGTTAAGTCGATGGTGTCCCCAAAAAGTTGAAGCCTTCCGTTATAATTCGCTTAAAACATCACAACCATGGCAATTCAAAAAtgctctctcgctctcttACTATTTTCACAGCTGGTTCTATTTGCCCAAGGGCTTGTGTTTCTCAAACGAAATGACGATTACACTATGAACCAAAGGGGTGTCCGATGGGATCACAGCTGCAAGGCACCAAATCCAAAAACCCCGTCAGAGTCAAAACGAGCTGCGATAGAAAGGGCCTGGGCTGGTGCAATGGAACTGAGTGACTCGGCTTGGCAACGCTTTGAGGGATTAACAGCGCCAATGCTCGACGGCCCATTATCAAGGAGCCAGCAAAAAGACATAAATCATGTCGATCCTGCGTATGTCACTTCCTAGATATGATTATGAATAATCAGCCGCTCACTAAGTGATTGAATATCTAAAGATACGTCCAAATGTTTGCTCTAGACTGGTCTAGACGAACGAGAGACCGTGTGTTAAAGCTCCTAAGGACTATGGTCAGCAGTGCCAACGTAGATCCTGGAGTAAATAAGCGCCCACCGACATCAAGGTCAATCCTCACCATATACTGCGACGATAACTGGGAGAAGGATAGCGAAGATTACTTTGCTCAGACAGTCAACAAAGTGAAAGATAAAAAGTGGGGAAATGTGGACATGAACTTCTTCCATGCATTCTTTTCCCTTTCACGATATGATAGATTGAAACTGGCAACACAGGTAGAGGAGCCTTACGATGAAGGAGTGACTGCTCGGGAATTCCAGATGGTTCGGCGGATGATATGGTCAGATGAAGACTACCATGGCACTGATGGTAGGTTATGTCGCTGCATCTTCCCTAAAAGAAACAAGCTAATTTCTAATGATTTGCGTAGCGACCGCTGTTTACCATGAACTCACTCATGTGTGGTGGATTGGCCAAACAAATACAGAACCAGGCAGCAGATGCGACATTGAAGAGACATACGGTCTCTACGACTGTGCAGAGCGTGCTTGGAATGAGGGCAACCCGATTCCAAACAATATTGAGGTCAATTGGAATGCCGATACGTATGCTTTTTATGCAGAATATGGGCGCTTTGTCGAATTACTTGGGAAAGATCCCTGGAGGTCATCTTTGAAGCCAGTCCAGTTACCTGTTCGATATTCTTGAAGACCGTGAGAACAAGTGCCTCGACCGCTTGTAAAGAGCTTCCGCGCTGTCTGCAGGCATGTTTCCGTTTTTTTATTTTGATAGCGAATAGGGGGTatggtgggtagttgaaatgaGAAAGATGACGCGTTGGCGCGTGACCGCGTTGGCTGGGCGGGTCGCTAGTGGATTACTTTAGAGGCGTTCGCTCACTTGTCAAAGATATAGAGTATACGTTTATAAACGTCCTTGGTCCTCAGGAGGACAGCACGGAGGAGTTCGGAGTTATTGTGTTCACTAAAATCCACGACGAATATAAAAATCGCCGTTTAATCTTTTACTTTCCCTATTTGAGACGTGAAGAGTGATTATATCCTAGGGTTAAAAAGGGGGGCGAAGATAGGGAGATGGACTGGGGAGAAGCTTCACTATTACTACCCGATGGCTCCTTTTAACCCGTCCGCCGTCGGTCTAAGTTTGGGGTCGCGAAGTCTTTCCCTATGCTAGAATGCGCAAATGCGTTTTTTGTCTACGCGCCCTACATCTTTAGGTGAAGAATATTTAGGTGGGTGACCTGCCGCCTGAAGCCCACTAAAGGGGGAGGCGGGTCGCCCACGACCAATACGTAGGCGCTAGGTGAGCTCCGCCAAACCTGTGACTGTTCTATGGGGTTGCTCTTTACTTTTCCCACACTTTATGAGTCACAATAAATTACAATCATAGCAGCGGTCCCATATAAAAGGACTCGTCCACATCTACTACACCTGTAATAGCCCATCCACCGAAATCTTCGTCCGCACACTAGACCTAGCGGACGTGAACATTATGTCTCCACGATGGCAAACTATACGTCTCCTACACGGCGTCCGCGCCATAGTTGGCGGCCAGGGCCCCTCTTTGGTTCTCATCCCAGGGTGGCCACAAACAGCAGAGGCATTCAGCGACCTCTTCGAACACCTTTCGAACCACTATCGATTTTTTGCTCTCGACCCCCCCGGATTGGGCGACTCGCTTCCTCCGATCAATGGCTACGATACTGGAAATGTGAGCAAAATCATGGCAGAAGCCATTCACGACGTCTTGAAAGATGAATCATACCATCTGATTGGCCACGACGTGGGTGGATGGATCGCTTATCCTTGGGCGGCTCAATATCCATTGAGAATCAAATCGCTCAGTATTCTGGATGCGTCAGTGCCGGGTTTCATGCCTGCGCTTCAATTTCCGTTGCCTCGCGAGACCAACATGCGTCTTTGGCAATTTTCATTCAATGCGCTTCCCGAACTCCCTGAAATACTCACTCGCGGTCGTGAACGGGAGCTATTGACCTGGTTTTTCAATTTGAAGACAGCCCATGCGGATGGTTTACCCAAAGATCAACTTGAACGCTATATTCAATCCTATTCAAGGCCAGAGGCTATGAGTCGGGGGTTCGAATATTATCGAGCTTTTGGAACAAGTGCTACGCAGAATTTGGAATTTGCGAAGACACCGCTTGATATTCCTGTCCTAGCTCTAGGCGGGGCCAGCTCAGTCGGCTCGGGTATGATTAGCTTGGTCCAGAACTTCGCAACTAAAGTCTCTGGGGGCACCATCGATGATTGTGGCCACTTTCTCCCCGAAGAGCAACCGTCTGCTGTCGCGCAGAAACTGCTGGAATTTTTCGAGACAATCCCAACAGAGTGAAACTGCTTTTGTCGTGCCTTTCAACATGTGATGGGTTTCAGGTTTTCACTGGCTATATAGTAGACACACTGTTTAGACGATACCTTGAAGGGGCAAAGGCATTCCTGAGCTTTTAGATTTGCTAATTTAACATAGTTCCATAGAAGCGCTCTTTTGATTGCCCATATTGGAATAaagtgaagaaaagaaagaataaaACATTGCTATGTATGATCTCTTGCTTCTATGAGGGAGACTGATAGCAATGTGCATCGATGAGATGAAGTACCGAATCATGGAAGTTCTCAATCTTTATTGAGCAAGCAGACTATTCATAAGAATAATACTATC
Encoded proteins:
- a CDS encoding uncharacterized protein (ID:PFLUO_004306-T1.cds;~source:funannotate): MVSSANVDPGVNKRPPTSRSILTIYCDDNWEKDSEDYFAQTVNKVKDKKWGNVDMNFFHAFFSLSRYDRLKLATQVEEPYDEGVTAREFQMVRRMIWSDEDYHGTDATAVYHELTHVWWIGQTNTEPGSRCDIEETYGLYDCAERAWNEGNPIPNNIEVNWNADTPSTEIFVRTLDLADVNIMSPRWQTIRLLHGVRAIVGGQGPSLVLIPGWPQTAEAFSDLFEHLSNHYRFFALDPPGLGDSLPPINGYDTGNVSKIMAEAIHDVLKDESYHLIGHDVGGWIAYPWAAQYPLRIKSLSILDASVPGFMPALQFPLPRETNMRLWQFSFNALPELPEILTRGRERELLTWFFNLKTAHADGLPKDQLERYIQSYSRPEAMSRGFEYYRAFGTSATQNLEFAKTPLDIPVLALGGASSVGSGMISLVQNFATKVSGGTIDDCGHFLPEEQPSAVAQKLLEFFETIPTE